Proteins from one Bos indicus x Bos taurus breed Angus x Brahman F1 hybrid chromosome 19, Bos_hybrid_MaternalHap_v2.0, whole genome shotgun sequence genomic window:
- the LOC113878295 gene encoding olfactory receptor 1D5-like, giving the protein MLVLMLQTAGKMHGSNQSGVSDFLLLGISESPEEQQIMFWMFLSMYLVTVMGNLLIILAISFDSHLHTPMYLFLANLSFTDLFFVTNTIPKTLVNLQSQDKAISYTGCLTQLYFLVCLVTLDNLILATMAYDRYVAICRPLCYITAMSPGLCILLLTLCWALSVLYGLFLTLLMTKVTFCGPQRIHYIFCEMYVLLRLACSNTQMIHTVQITTGCFIFFTPLGVMVMSYVWIVRAILRIPSASSKYKAFSTCGSHLAVVSLFYGTLSMVYLQPLKTHSMKDSVATVMYAAVTPMMNPFIYSLRNKDMHGALGRLLLGKAFQRLIGRKLRH; this is encoded by the coding sequence ATGTTGGTACTGATGTTGCAGACAGCTGGGAAAATGCATGGCAGCAACCAAAGTGGGGTCTCTGacttcctactcctggggatctcgGAGAGTCCTGAAGAGCAGCAGATCATGTTTTGGATGTTCCTGTCCATGTATCTGGTCACAGTAATGGGAAACTTGCTCATCATCTTGGCCATCAGCTTTGATTCCCACCTACACACTCCCATGTACTTATTCTTGGCCAACCTCTCCTTCACCGACCTCTTCTTTGTCACCAATACGATCCCCAAGACATTGGTGAACCTTCAGTCCCAGGACAAAGCCATCTCATACACAGGGTGTCTGACCCAGCTCTACTTCCTGGTCTGCTTGGTGACCCTGGACAACCTCATCCTGGCCACGATGGcatatgaccgctatgtggccatctgccgCCCTCTCTGCTACATCACAGCCATGAGCCCTGGGCTCTGCATTTTGCTCCTCACCTTGTGTTGGGCCCTCTCTGTCCTGTATGGTCTCTTTCTCACCCTCCTCATGACCAAGGTGACCTTCTGTGGGCCCCAGAGAATCCACTACATCTTCTGTGAGATGTACGTCCTGCTGAGGCTCGCCTGTTCCAATACCCAGATGATTCATACAGTGCAGATTACCACAGGTTGCTTCATCTTCTTCACCCCCTTAGGGGTCATGGTCATGTCCTATGTCTGGATTGTCCGAGCCATCCTCCGAATACCATCAGCCTCCAGCAAATACAAAGCTTTCTCCACCTGTGGCTCCCACTTGGCTGTGGTCTCCCTCTTCTATGGGACACTTAGTATGGTATATCTGCAGCCCCTTAAAACCCACTCCATGAAGGACTCAGTAGCCACAGTGATGTATGCTGCGGTGACCCCCATGATGAACCCTttcatctacagcctgaggaacaaggACATGCATGGGGCACTGGGAAGACTCCTCTTAGGAAAAGCCTTCCAGAGGTTGAtaggaaggaaactgaggcactga